From a single Kitasatospora sp. NBC_00458 genomic region:
- a CDS encoding ABC transporter ATP-binding protein, with translation MASVTYDQATRVYPGADKPSVDALDLEIADGEFLVLVGPSGCGKSTSLRMLAGLEDVNSGAIRIGDRDVTHLPPKDRDIAMVFQNYALYPHMTVAENMGFALKIAGVNKTEIRTKVEEAAKILDLTEYLDRKPKALSGGQRQRVAMGRAIVREPQVFLMDEPLSNLDAKLRVSTRTQIAGLQRRLGITTVYVTHDQTEALTMGDRVAVLKGGVLQQVDTPRNMYDRPANLFVAGFIGSPAMNLVEVPLVDGGVKFGGSVVNISREDLSGAGTDKTVTVGVRPEHFEIVPSGGIEGVAVTVNVVEELGSDGFVYGTTKIGGVDKDLVVRVHGRQIPARGETVHVVPIANETHVFSSSSGARLSS, from the coding sequence ATGGCTTCTGTGACGTACGACCAGGCGACCCGCGTCTACCCCGGGGCCGACAAGCCCTCGGTGGACGCGCTGGACCTGGAGATCGCGGACGGCGAGTTCCTCGTCCTCGTCGGCCCCTCCGGCTGCGGCAAGTCGACCAGCCTCCGCATGCTGGCCGGCCTGGAGGACGTCAACAGCGGCGCCATCCGCATCGGCGACCGCGACGTGACCCACCTGCCGCCGAAGGACCGGGACATCGCGATGGTGTTCCAGAACTACGCGCTGTACCCGCACATGACCGTCGCGGAGAACATGGGCTTCGCGCTCAAGATCGCCGGCGTCAACAAGACCGAGATCCGCACCAAGGTCGAAGAGGCCGCGAAGATCCTCGACCTCACCGAGTACCTGGACCGCAAGCCGAAGGCGCTCTCCGGCGGCCAGCGCCAGCGCGTCGCGATGGGCCGCGCGATCGTCCGCGAGCCCCAGGTCTTCCTGATGGACGAGCCGCTGTCCAACCTGGACGCCAAGCTCCGCGTCTCGACCCGCACCCAGATCGCCGGCCTGCAGCGCCGCCTGGGCATCACCACGGTGTACGTCACCCACGACCAGACCGAGGCGCTCACCATGGGCGACCGGGTCGCGGTGCTCAAGGGCGGCGTGCTGCAGCAGGTCGACACCCCGCGCAACATGTACGACCGGCCCGCCAACCTCTTCGTCGCCGGCTTCATCGGCTCGCCGGCGATGAACCTGGTCGAGGTGCCGCTGGTCGACGGCGGCGTGAAGTTCGGCGGCTCGGTCGTCAACATCTCCCGCGAGGACCTGTCCGGCGCCGGCACCGACAAGACCGTCACCGTCGGCGTCCGCCCGGAGCACTTCGAGATCGTCCCCTCGGGCGGCATCGAGGGCGTCGCGGTCACCGTCAACGTGGTCGAGGAGCTCGGCTCGGACGGCTTCGTGTACGGCACCACCAAGATCGGCGGCGTGGACAAGGACCTGGTGGTCCGCGTGCACGGCCGGCAGATCCCGGCCCGCGGCGAGACCGTCCACGTGGTGCCGATCGCCAACGAGACCCACGTGTTCTCCAGCAGCAGCGGCGCCCGCCTCTCCAGCTGA
- a CDS encoding nucleotidyltransferase family protein: MTADSGPAAAQAAHQPPPGPVPVTQAVILAGGQGSRLRPYTDDRPKPLVEIPGTGTPILGHQLAWLAAEGVTDAVVSCGHLADVLEEWLDKADLPLKVRTVVEAEPLGRGGGLKHAAKALPRPDEPWYATNGDIWTRFSLRDMAAFHHERDAVATLALARPRIPWGAVETDQFGNVLDFIEAPPSPFLINAGLYVFSPGFAELLPDVGDHERTTFPQLARSKRLAGYQLPQGVYWRAIDTAKDLTEAAKELASGAGRAPQ, encoded by the coding sequence ATGACCGCTGACTCCGGCCCCGCCGCCGCCCAAGCAGCCCACCAGCCCCCGCCCGGACCGGTGCCCGTGACCCAGGCCGTCATCCTGGCCGGGGGCCAGGGTTCGCGGCTGCGCCCCTACACGGACGACCGCCCCAAGCCGCTGGTGGAGATCCCCGGCACGGGCACCCCGATCCTCGGCCACCAGCTGGCCTGGCTCGCCGCCGAGGGGGTCACCGACGCGGTCGTCTCCTGCGGCCACCTGGCCGACGTGCTGGAGGAGTGGCTCGACAAGGCCGACCTGCCGCTGAAGGTCCGCACGGTGGTCGAGGCTGAGCCGCTCGGCCGCGGCGGCGGGCTCAAGCACGCCGCCAAGGCGCTGCCCCGCCCCGACGAGCCCTGGTACGCCACCAACGGCGACATCTGGACCAGGTTCAGCCTGCGCGACATGGCCGCCTTCCACCACGAGCGCGACGCCGTGGCCACGCTCGCGCTGGCCCGCCCGAGGATCCCGTGGGGCGCGGTCGAGACCGACCAGTTCGGCAACGTGCTGGACTTCATCGAGGCCCCGCCCTCGCCGTTCCTCATCAACGCCGGGCTGTACGTGTTCAGCCCCGGGTTCGCCGAGCTGCTGCCGGACGTCGGCGACCACGAGCGGACCACCTTCCCGCAGCTGGCCCGCAGCAAGCGGCTGGCCGGCTACCAGCTGCCGCAGGGCGTCTACTGGCGGGCCATCGACACCGCCAAGGACCTCACCGAGGCCGCCAAGGAGCTCGCCTCGGGCGCCGGCCGCGCCCCGCAGTAG